From a single Intestinibaculum porci genomic region:
- the tnpC gene encoding IS66 family transposase: protein MSYADLIAVALKYYEECCGLRAELDELKNTFSYTADELKKVKAECEDLVIRVNTLNHENTRLQNQTDELKKNRFGRKSEKMNGKIHDDEFSDPLSEEMNESDCDGKKQNNNDSQKSRKIKRPACRQLNRKKKTRQIPEITIIDFDRERIDKEYGYGKWTLKGWNISEEFMFIPGNLYRVYVKRPVIRVYDDDDTNDLREVALPVNKLMLRSKVTPSLLAFIMSFKFVLGVPLARLSRVLSYQGINLSKEIMSDWVIKCTDRYLKPVYSEIMRQMACRTYTQIDETYLEVINDGRNAGSKSYIWCHITGEFEEERPLAVFCFELTRSADHLLEFYADLNDGTIHLTSDAYSAYYKLASEKKDHVILGGCFMHLRRRLYKAYEVKFKAVKDKELLEESPEKKCLDMIGDLYSADDDAKELTAKERAKVRDEIERPLVDAYFDYIKSLDISSGTFSEEMEDAVSYSLNHEDAFRVFLDDPMVPIDNGECERKIRNIAMVRNNSLFCYSIGGAETLCIIMTLIETAKSNGCDPHTYLEYLFESSLAHASVDISEYIDEMMPWSSEYQKFEEERFSRPLGKIPDFCTEEPEMPVKADVDTARAERRHAMMTENINSTTSRPAA, encoded by the coding sequence ATGAGTTATGCGGACCTGATTGCGGTTGCTTTAAAATATTATGAAGAGTGCTGCGGATTACGTGCCGAACTGGATGAATTAAAAAACACATTCAGCTACACAGCCGATGAGCTTAAGAAGGTTAAAGCCGAATGCGAAGATCTAGTTATAAGAGTTAACACTCTTAATCATGAGAATACCAGACTTCAGAATCAGACGGATGAGCTCAAAAAGAATCGCTTTGGAAGAAAGTCTGAAAAGATGAATGGCAAAATCCACGATGATGAGTTTAGCGACCCTCTTTCGGAAGAAATGAATGAAAGCGACTGTGATGGTAAAAAACAGAATAATAATGACAGCCAAAAATCCAGGAAAATAAAAAGACCTGCCTGCAGGCAGCTAAACAGGAAAAAGAAGACCAGACAGATACCAGAAATAACGATTATTGACTTTGACAGGGAGCGTATCGATAAAGAATACGGCTACGGCAAATGGACATTAAAAGGCTGGAACATATCCGAAGAATTTATGTTTATTCCAGGAAATCTCTACAGGGTATATGTCAAACGCCCAGTGATCAGAGTCTATGACGATGATGATACTAATGATTTACGCGAAGTGGCACTGCCGGTTAATAAGCTGATGTTAAGGAGCAAGGTTACGCCTTCACTGCTGGCTTTTATCATGTCTTTCAAATTTGTGCTGGGAGTTCCCCTGGCAAGGCTGTCAAGGGTTCTGTCATATCAGGGAATCAACCTGTCAAAAGAGATAATGTCAGACTGGGTCATTAAATGCACTGACAGATATCTAAAGCCAGTCTATAGCGAGATAATGAGACAAATGGCCTGCCGGACATACACCCAGATTGATGAAACCTATCTGGAAGTCATCAATGACGGAAGAAATGCGGGAAGCAAAAGCTACATATGGTGTCATATCACTGGCGAATTTGAAGAAGAGCGGCCGCTGGCAGTCTTCTGCTTCGAGCTGACAAGATCAGCGGATCACCTTCTTGAGTTCTATGCGGATCTTAACGACGGCACAATCCATCTGACATCTGATGCCTACAGCGCCTATTATAAGCTGGCTTCGGAGAAAAAGGATCATGTAATACTCGGCGGGTGCTTTATGCATCTGAGACGCAGACTGTACAAGGCATATGAAGTGAAATTTAAAGCGGTAAAGGATAAAGAGCTTCTTGAGGAAAGCCCCGAAAAAAAGTGTCTCGATATGATCGGTGATCTTTACAGCGCTGATGATGATGCCAAAGAACTTACCGCCAAGGAAAGAGCTAAAGTCCGAGACGAAATCGAAAGACCGCTTGTCGATGCATACTTTGATTATATCAAGTCCCTTGATATCAGCAGCGGCACTTTTAGTGAGGAAATGGAGGATGCGGTGAGCTACAGCCTCAATCATGAGGATGCATTCAGAGTGTTTCTTGATGATCCAATGGTTCCAATCGATAACGGTGAATGCGAACGCAAGATTCGTAATATAGCCATGGTCAGAAACAATAGTCTGTTCTGCTATTCCATCGGCGGCGCTGAAACGCTCTGCATCATTATGACGCTTATTGAAACTGCCAAGTCAAACGGCTGCGATCCGCATACGTATCTGGAATATCTTTTCGAAAGCTCACTTGCCCATGCCAGCGTCGATATTAGCGAATATATCGATGAGATGATGCCCTGGTCAAGCGAATACCAAAAATTCGAGGAAGAGAGGTTCAGCAGACCGTTAGGGAAAATACCAGACTTCTGCACTGAAGAGCCTGAAATGCCAGTTAAAGCTGATGTGGATACTGCAAGAGCTGAAAGACGACACGCAATGATGACAGAAAATATAAATAGCACAACATCCAGGCCAGCGGCTTAA
- the tnpB gene encoding IS66 family insertion sequence element accessory protein TnpB (TnpB, as the term is used for proteins encoded by IS66 family insertion elements, is considered an accessory protein, since TnpC, encoded by a neighboring gene, is a DDE family transposase.), translating into MLRELTGIKRIVIRTGKTDLRRGITGLASVIAAEYHMNPMEKGTIYLFCGGRRDRIKGLLYEEGGWVLIYVRLSKGSAFQWPRDDQEARDITREQYERLLDGFTLDGTINKR; encoded by the coding sequence ATGCTTAGAGAACTGACAGGCATCAAAAGAATTGTAATAAGAACCGGAAAGACTGATCTGCGCAGAGGCATTACCGGTCTGGCTTCAGTTATAGCCGCTGAATATCATATGAATCCGATGGAAAAAGGAACCATTTATCTTTTCTGCGGTGGCAGAAGAGATCGTATCAAGGGGCTTCTTTACGAAGAAGGCGGATGGGTTCTTATCTATGTCCGACTTTCAAAAGGAAGTGCCTTTCAGTGGCCTAGAGATGATCAGGAAGCTCGTGATATAACGCGTGAACAGTACGAAAGACTGTTGGACGGATTTACTTTGGATGGTACAATAAATAAGCGCTGA
- a CDS encoding IS110 family RNA-guided transposase: MITSGIDIGKNSHVISVIDQDTGVPLVKPTSFTNNFEGFKKLDKILEPYSEKNLRVGMEDTGHYHFNLLHHLLKEGYSTYLINPSKTDAERKLTGNITKNDQQDSMQIADILAYPARKKLYRKVDMTFFSMDEQKSLTRLHADLTEQLCPIGNKIQKSLDILFPEYNSLFGGHYGKTYMKILMTFKSAANIAEADITDIKEAMKHNGRGRGVSFTAEDLQALARNSVAQANKGEEYALEARLDQYTVVAEQLEKVDKKIEELSKETNSPMLTIPGISHLSCTTILAEIRCIGNFNSAAKLTKFAGVAPKHYESSQFDAKHCSISKKGNKYLRKILYQIITPVINNNKVFKDYYDKKISEGKSHRCAQGHCVRKLLRIIFHILATGEGFDPDKLK, encoded by the coding sequence ATGATTACATCAGGAATTGACATTGGAAAGAATTCCCATGTCATCTCAGTCATTGATCAGGATACAGGCGTTCCGCTAGTCAAGCCGACATCCTTCACCAACAACTTTGAAGGATTCAAGAAGCTCGACAAAATTCTAGAACCGTATTCAGAAAAAAATCTGAGAGTCGGCATGGAAGATACCGGACACTATCACTTCAATCTTCTCCATCATCTTCTTAAAGAAGGATACAGCACGTATCTCATTAACCCTTCAAAGACAGATGCAGAAAGAAAGTTAACCGGAAACATCACAAAAAATGATCAGCAGGATTCAATGCAGATTGCAGATATTCTAGCATATCCAGCAAGAAAGAAGCTTTACCGAAAGGTTGATATGACCTTCTTTTCCATGGACGAGCAGAAAAGTCTTACGCGTCTGCACGCAGATCTTACGGAACAGCTGTGTCCAATAGGCAATAAAATACAGAAGTCGCTGGACATCCTGTTTCCCGAATACAACAGCTTATTTGGCGGCCATTATGGCAAAACCTATATGAAGATCCTTATGACCTTTAAATCAGCCGCTAACATTGCCGAAGCTGACATTACCGATATCAAGGAAGCAATGAAGCATAACGGCCGAGGAAGAGGCGTTAGCTTTACTGCTGAGGACCTCCAGGCACTAGCAAGAAATTCGGTTGCACAGGCAAATAAAGGCGAGGAATACGCCCTTGAGGCCCGACTTGATCAGTACACTGTGGTAGCAGAGCAGCTTGAAAAAGTGGATAAAAAAATAGAAGAGCTGTCAAAAGAAACAAACTCTCCTATGTTAACCATTCCAGGAATTTCACACCTTTCCTGTACCACCATTCTAGCTGAAATACGCTGCATTGGCAACTTCAATTCGGCAGCAAAGCTTACAAAATTTGCAGGAGTAGCTCCAAAGCACTACGAATCAAGCCAGTTTGACGCTAAGCACTGCTCAATATCCAAGAAAGGCAACAAGTATCTGAGAAAGATACTCTATCAGATAATAACGCCTGTCATTAACAATAATAAGGTCTTCAAGGACTACTATGACAAGAAGATCAGCGAAGGAAAGAGCCATAGGTGTGCACAGGGCCACTGCGTAAGAAAGCTTCTCAGGATCATCTTCCACATTCTTGCGACTGGCGAAGGCTTTGATCCAGACAAGCTGAAGTAG
- a CDS encoding Ig-like domain-containing protein, whose protein sequence is MKRLLSCLLSLILVCSISTVSAHKLKRYPTYHVHMVVGENMLAAGKQYVKKMHFTNTNSRIISIDRGMFYAVHPGKAVITARDHTHLFTWKINVSKIIACKSITFKKKYHTIKVGQTKYLPVTFHPGNTTYQALTYKASNKHIQILSHGSIKAISPGITFITAYSTNHKKAVCQITIKK, encoded by the coding sequence ATGAAAAGATTATTATCATGTCTTTTATCACTGATCTTAGTATGTTCAATATCTACTGTCTCAGCGCATAAGCTTAAACGTTATCCGACTTATCATGTTCATATGGTCGTTGGAGAAAACATGTTAGCAGCGGGAAAACAATACGTCAAAAAGATGCACTTTACCAATACTAATTCCCGTATCATATCCATTGATCGAGGCATGTTCTATGCCGTTCATCCCGGTAAAGCAGTGATCACAGCGCGTGATCACACCCATTTATTTACCTGGAAGATTAACGTTTCTAAGATTATTGCCTGTAAATCAATAACATTTAAAAAGAAATATCATACCATCAAAGTTGGTCAGACAAAGTACTTACCAGTCACGTTTCATCCTGGTAATACCACTTATCAGGCTTTAACTTATAAAGCCTCAAATAAACATATTCAAATCTTATCTCATGGCTCTATTAAAGCTATTTCACCAGGCATTACTTTCATTACTGCTTATTCCACAAATCATAAAAAAGCTGTTTGTCAGATCACAATAAAGAAATAA
- a CDS encoding GGDEF domain-containing protein: MKTKRKYKLILFSVMLILIIQNLIVHVTKFGQIPSVNLNPKVTCQVIHNHHQKNYTMTDIPLGKRGDTFIYRVPIPKNAQRVALCFTQKHSLVKIAIGKHLIQGKNLTLKDPHHIIGNQLFTIPLLPSDAGKTITIYAHHVEKDRSSHFTYFRLMNVTRARLYPLIGNSLVTLIFVFTLMGSISIMGTSVVGAIISKREMISTFLLGLLVFIASLWQLAEKRILYIFFQNYAFCAQIEYYTFYIGVVLLFLYLSTLHQKGKMYIIDIITAVFFALFIIGLHFLAILTGHVIVDYEQLIYCVAAFLFLILLIVAASERRKTKQKHFYSNVLILSTVLIITHVALGMTDCVLPGRIHYANMAGINLSSIALIIFFIAVTIGNTEKFLDLVMAQVEKKQLEHFAYIDSLTGIPNRQFCEKLMKKLTQGYAIVFLDVDYLKKANDRYGHEMGDRLLKMMAHIISESVDRTYGFCGRWGGDEFIMAFYHEKDMSDALAKMIEMIDTYNQKQLFPFTLSLSYGIAKGKEGITPEQARAQADANMYIFKQQHHRAR, translated from the coding sequence ATGAAAACAAAAAGAAAATATAAGCTGATTCTTTTCAGCGTTATGTTAATATTAATCATCCAGAATCTGATCGTTCATGTCACAAAGTTTGGACAAATACCATCGGTTAATCTTAATCCCAAAGTGACTTGTCAGGTGATTCACAATCATCATCAGAAAAATTATACGATGACCGATATTCCTCTTGGTAAACGGGGAGACACCTTTATATATCGTGTACCAATCCCCAAAAATGCACAGCGTGTGGCGTTATGCTTTACCCAAAAACATTCACTTGTGAAAATTGCGATTGGTAAGCATCTTATCCAAGGAAAAAATCTTACATTAAAGGATCCGCATCATATCATTGGTAATCAGCTTTTTACAATTCCGCTTTTACCATCAGATGCCGGAAAGACGATTACAATTTATGCGCATCATGTCGAAAAAGATCGATCGAGTCATTTTACATATTTTCGTTTAATGAATGTGACAAGGGCACGGCTGTATCCCTTGATTGGCAATAGTCTTGTCACCTTGATTTTTGTCTTTACCCTAATGGGAAGTATTTCTATTATGGGCACATCCGTCGTTGGCGCCATCATTTCTAAGCGGGAGATGATTTCTACCTTTTTATTAGGTCTGTTAGTCTTTATAGCATCGCTTTGGCAATTAGCTGAAAAAAGGATACTCTATATTTTTTTCCAAAACTATGCCTTTTGTGCTCAAATTGAATATTATACTTTTTATATTGGTGTCGTTTTGTTGTTTCTTTATTTATCAACGCTGCATCAAAAAGGGAAGATGTATATAATAGATATCATAACGGCTGTGTTTTTTGCCTTATTTATCATTGGTTTACATTTTTTGGCGATCCTTACAGGGCATGTCATCGTTGATTATGAACAGCTTATTTATTGCGTCGCCGCTTTCCTTTTTCTCATATTGCTGATCGTTGCCGCGAGCGAGCGTCGAAAGACCAAGCAAAAGCATTTTTATTCAAATGTACTGATCCTCTCAACAGTATTAATAATTACCCACGTTGCTTTAGGAATGACCGACTGCGTATTACCAGGCCGTATTCATTACGCGAATATGGCGGGTATTAATTTATCATCGATTGCTTTAATAATCTTTTTCATCGCAGTTACTATTGGCAATACTGAAAAGTTCCTTGACTTAGTAATGGCGCAGGTAGAAAAGAAGCAGTTAGAACATTTTGCATATATTGATTCTTTAACGGGTATTCCTAACCGTCAGTTTTGTGAAAAATTAATGAAAAAGTTAACGCAGGGCTATGCTATTGTCTTCTTGGACGTCGATTATTTGAAAAAGGCCAATGATCGTTATGGTCATGAAATGGGTGATCGGTTATTAAAGATGATGGCCCACATTATTAGTGAATCCGTTGATCGAACGTATGGCTTTTGTGGCCGCTGGGGCGGTGATGAATTCATTATGGCCTTCTATCATGAAAAGGATATGAGCGACGCTCTTGCAAAAATGATAGAGATGATTGATACTTATAATCAGAAACAGCTCTTTCCTTTTACACTTTCCTTATCTTATGGGATTGCAAAAGGCAAAGAAGGTATAACACCAGAACAGGCGCGCGCACAGGCGGATGCCAATATGTATATCTTTAAGCAGCAGCATCATCGCGCCAGATAG
- a CDS encoding DEAD/DEAH box helicase, with protein sequence MNVFERYAPFIQDYIYSHDWENLRGIQVAAGEAIFNTDDHVLLCAGTASGKTEAAFFPILTLMEEDPPSSVGVLYIAPLKALINDQFERLDELCEEAHIPVTKWHGDASSSKKRKLLKHPAGVLQITPESLEALVLKKHMEIPHLFGDLRFIVIDEIHSLLRGDRGGQTFCLLERLSRLAGVNPRRIGLSATIGQPELAAAFLAQNTDRKTQIPKIQGEKTRWRLSMEHFYKEGDQAAKGQEVEALPLEAPTDQAPRNANDAMAYIFEHTRGKKCLVFTNSREECEAVCQSLRLYCEYKHEPDRFLIHHGNLSTSYRESAEEAMKDEDTYMTTCATATLELGIDIGRLERAFQIDAPFTVSGFLQRMGRTGRRGSPSEMWFVMQEEYPETRAMLPEKVPWTLIQGIALVQLYIEERWVEPPRLDRMPFSLLFHQTMSELASSGPLTPRDLARRILTLAPFHNISQEDYKVLLRHLLETDMIEMDEHKQLMVGLAGERVVNSYKFYAVFQENVEYSVHADSKELGTIVKPPPIGEKIAIAGRVWVVDDVDHEHHHVYVHVVKGKIPAYFGDVPGDIHTRILLRMKQVLLEDTSYRYLRPNAVVRLKQARETARNGELLAQSLIPLGKKMYCLFPWLGTYAFLALERFLKLKCGERLHLRKLSSSRPYFITFTMDVSMKEFYQILYEEACKEFDPLDLVYEKEVPIFDKYDRYLPDELVKKGFAYGVLDVKQMIQYVKEVLYLEKDQVEDDYPQDLYKAVN encoded by the coding sequence ATGAATGTATTTGAGCGCTATGCGCCTTTTATTCAAGATTATATTTATAGCCATGACTGGGAAAATTTACGCGGCATTCAGGTGGCGGCCGGGGAGGCCATCTTCAATACTGATGATCATGTCTTACTTTGTGCCGGCACCGCTTCCGGTAAAACCGAAGCGGCTTTCTTTCCGATTTTAACTTTAATGGAAGAAGATCCGCCATCTTCTGTCGGCGTGCTTTATATTGCCCCTTTAAAAGCCTTAATAAATGATCAGTTTGAGCGATTAGATGAACTTTGCGAGGAAGCCCATATTCCCGTCACCAAATGGCATGGGGATGCCTCATCGAGTAAAAAGCGGAAACTGCTTAAACATCCGGCAGGAGTCTTACAGATCACCCCGGAATCTTTAGAAGCGTTAGTGCTAAAGAAACATATGGAGATTCCTCATCTCTTTGGGGATCTGCGCTTTATTGTCATCGATGAAATTCATAGCTTGCTTCGCGGTGATCGCGGCGGTCAGACGTTTTGTTTATTAGAACGCTTATCGCGTTTAGCTGGTGTCAATCCGCGCCGCATCGGCTTATCGGCGACCATTGGTCAGCCGGAATTAGCGGCGGCCTTCTTAGCGCAAAATACTGATCGAAAAACCCAGATTCCTAAAATCCAAGGTGAGAAAACCCGCTGGCGTTTATCGATGGAACATTTTTATAAAGAAGGGGATCAGGCGGCGAAAGGCCAAGAAGTCGAAGCTTTACCGCTTGAAGCACCCACCGATCAGGCGCCTCGCAACGCTAACGATGCGATGGCCTATATCTTTGAACATACCCGCGGGAAAAAGTGTTTGGTCTTTACTAATAGCCGCGAAGAGTGCGAAGCCGTTTGTCAGAGTTTACGCTTGTATTGTGAATACAAACATGAACCCGATCGTTTTCTCATTCATCATGGCAACTTATCGACATCTTATCGCGAAAGCGCCGAAGAGGCGATGAAAGATGAAGATACCTATATGACCACCTGTGCCACCGCGACGCTCGAATTAGGCATTGATATTGGTCGCTTAGAGCGCGCCTTTCAGATTGATGCCCCCTTTACGGTCTCTGGCTTTTTGCAGCGCATGGGCCGTACCGGAAGGCGCGGCAGCCCAAGTGAAATGTGGTTTGTGATGCAAGAAGAATATCCCGAAACCCGGGCCATGCTGCCGGAAAAAGTGCCCTGGACGCTCATTCAAGGTATCGCCTTAGTACAGCTTTATATCGAAGAGCGCTGGGTCGAACCGCCGCGTTTAGATCGCATGCCTTTTAGTTTGCTTTTCCATCAGACGATGAGCGAACTCGCTTCATCAGGCCCATTAACTCCGCGTGATTTAGCAAGACGCATCTTAACCTTAGCGCCGTTTCATAATATCAGTCAGGAAGACTATAAAGTGTTATTACGGCACTTATTAGAGACCGATATGATCGAAATGGATGAACATAAGCAGTTAATGGTTGGCTTAGCGGGAGAACGCGTGGTCAATAGTTATAAGTTTTATGCCGTCTTTCAGGAAAATGTTGAATACAGCGTCCACGCTGATTCAAAAGAGTTAGGAACGATCGTCAAACCCCCGCCAATTGGTGAAAAGATTGCCATTGCCGGCCGGGTCTGGGTCGTCGATGATGTGGATCATGAACATCATCATGTCTATGTTCATGTGGTCAAAGGGAAGATTCCTGCTTACTTTGGCGATGTGCCTGGCGATATTCATACGAGGATTCTTTTAAGAATGAAACAGGTCTTATTAGAAGATACCTCTTATCGTTACTTGCGTCCTAATGCGGTCGTCCGTTTAAAACAGGCGAGGGAAACCGCGCGTAATGGGGAATTACTTGCTCAAAGCTTGATTCCATTGGGTAAGAAGATGTACTGTTTATTCCCATGGCTTGGCACTTATGCCTTTTTAGCGTTAGAGCGTTTCCTTAAATTAAAATGCGGGGAGCGTCTCCATTTACGTAAGTTATCCTCTTCCCGGCCATACTTTATAACTTTTACAATGGACGTTTCAATGAAAGAATTTTATCAGATTCTCTATGAAGAGGCCTGCAAGGAATTTGATCCGTTAGATTTGGTCTATGAGAAAGAAGTTCCCATCTTTGATAAATATGATCGCTATTTACCTGATGAACTCGTCAAGAAAGGTTTTGCCTATGGCGTCTTAGATGTTAAGCAAATGATCCAATATGTCAAAGAGGTATTGTATTTAGAAAAAGATCAGGTAGAAGATGATTATCCACAAGACTTATACAAGGCTGTTAACTAG
- a CDS encoding ATP-binding protein has product MAEKRIPKRIAQAVLNSLKGGVVPRIGLSYIAVGRRQEIEALLHDVDIISEGGATFRFIEGRYGAGKSFLLQTIRNYVMDRGFIVVDGDLSPERRLQGTKGQGLATYKELIRNLSTKTRPEGGALTLILDKWINNVRSEVVQSGIDYDHRDFSKEVEKRIHEVINSLNELVHGFDFARLLTMYYQSFVDEDDDTKGKVIKWFRGEYTTKTQAKRELGVNIIITDDDWYEYIKLFAYFFRQAGYSGLMMMIDELVNIYKIPNSITRQYNYEKILTMYNDTLQGKAKYLGIIMCGTPQAIEDQRRGVYSYEALRSRLAAGKFSKEGARDMLAPVIHLDPLKAEEMLVLTEKLKAMHESLYKYTCKLDEKDLAAFIQVEYSRIGADTNITPREVIRDFIELLDILYQHPEMTLQSLIEEHALFVDEDKTKEDDDFAEFTL; this is encoded by the coding sequence ATGGCAGAAAAACGTATTCCCAAAAGAATCGCTCAGGCGGTCCTCAATTCACTAAAAGGCGGGGTTGTCCCGCGGATTGGCTTGTCTTATATCGCTGTTGGCCGTCGCCAGGAAATCGAAGCGCTGCTTCATGATGTGGATATTATCTCTGAAGGCGGGGCAACATTTCGCTTTATTGAAGGACGCTATGGCGCCGGGAAGTCCTTCCTTTTACAGACTATTCGTAACTACGTGATGGATCGCGGCTTTATCGTTGTCGATGGAGATTTATCACCAGAAAGACGATTACAAGGGACCAAAGGGCAAGGGTTAGCCACCTATAAAGAATTAATTCGTAACTTATCCACTAAAACAAGGCCCGAAGGCGGAGCCTTAACCTTGATTCTAGATAAATGGATTAACAATGTCCGCAGTGAAGTCGTCCAAAGCGGGATTGATTATGATCATCGTGATTTCTCTAAAGAAGTCGAAAAACGCATTCATGAAGTCATTAACAGTTTAAATGAACTCGTTCATGGCTTTGATTTTGCGCGCCTGTTAACGATGTATTATCAGTCCTTTGTCGATGAAGATGATGACACCAAAGGCAAAGTGATCAAATGGTTCCGCGGGGAATATACAACGAAAACGCAGGCCAAAAGAGAATTAGGGGTCAATATCATTATTACTGATGATGACTGGTATGAATATATCAAGTTATTCGCTTATTTCTTTAGACAGGCAGGCTATAGCGGACTCATGATGATGATCGATGAACTCGTCAATATTTATAAGATCCCTAATAGTATCACTCGTCAGTATAACTATGAAAAGATTCTGACGATGTATAATGATACTTTGCAGGGGAAAGCCAAGTATTTAGGCATTATTATGTGCGGCACCCCGCAGGCCATTGAAGATCAGCGTCGCGGTGTTTATTCTTATGAAGCTCTGCGTTCGCGTTTAGCTGCGGGTAAGTTTTCGAAAGAAGGGGCGCGTGATATGTTAGCACCGGTCATTCATCTGGATCCTTTAAAAGCCGAAGAAATGTTAGTGTTAACGGAAAAACTCAAAGCGATGCATGAAAGTCTCTATAAATATACATGCAAGCTTGATGAAAAAGACTTAGCCGCTTTTATTCAGGTAGAATATTCTCGCATTGGCGCCGATACCAATATTACCCCACGTGAAGTGATTCGAGATTTTATTGAACTGTTAGATATTCTTTATCAGCATCCTGAGATGACCCTTCAAAGCCTTATTGAAGAACATGCCTTATTTGTCGATGAAGACAAAACAAAAGAGGATGATGACTTTGCGGAATTTACCTTATAA